A stretch of the Pseudobdellovibrionaceae bacterium genome encodes the following:
- a CDS encoding DUF2608 domain-containing protein, translated as MRLTFGPIFGLLLAFSTLAQARTEIHTTDDFAKITQEILALANDERAEEILVAFDIDKTLLIVQDCLPEGESKGFAGWLKMANRCPAELTEKEVPAHIAALQKKGFPTLALTARAVNLMKATERELTRNGIVFNGNPFDAAADFNVKFPKGEDLVFKEGVTYAAGRNKGFILQQFQERQSRPFKKVIFVDDAIKNIRHMDKTYTADPDVTVIIYHYNRYE; from the coding sequence ATGCGTCTGACCTTTGGACCGATCTTTGGCCTGCTGCTCGCTTTCTCGACTCTGGCCCAAGCCCGCACCGAAATCCATACCACCGACGACTTCGCCAAGATCACGCAAGAGATCCTCGCGTTGGCGAACGACGAGCGCGCCGAAGAAATCCTCGTCGCGTTCGATATCGACAAGACGCTCCTCATCGTTCAAGACTGCCTGCCGGAAGGTGAGTCCAAAGGATTCGCGGGTTGGCTGAAGATGGCGAATCGTTGCCCCGCCGAGCTGACCGAAAAAGAAGTGCCCGCGCACATCGCCGCCCTCCAGAAAAAAGGCTTTCCGACTTTGGCACTCACCGCGCGCGCCGTGAACTTGATGAAAGCGACCGAACGCGAGCTGACCCGCAACGGGATCGTGTTCAACGGCAACCCCTTCGACGCCGCGGCGGACTTCAACGTGAAGTTTCCGAAGGGTGAAGACTTGGTCTTCAAAGAGGGCGTGACCTACGCGGCCGGACGCAACAAAGGTTTCATCCTTCAGCAATTCCAAGAACGCCAAAGCCGTCCCTTCAAAAAGGTCATCTTCGTCGACGACGCGATCAAAAACATCCGTCACATGGATAAGACCTACACCGCCGATCCCGACGTCACGGTCATCATTTACCACTATAACCGCTACGAATAA
- a CDS encoding beta-propeller fold lactonase family protein, which translates to MSLKLNGWILGLMCGFSFSTPVVFGARIAQAAPSLAVVSKQDAVLQLFNSATGRLEREFPLGFLPHEVLISRKGGHIAVTNYGKDHVRSEAPTNVPGRTVTIVRGDQPEDAVAFNLDEADCAPHGMAESADGRRLYVTCEAQEKVIVFDVPTGRVLRTLPTAQAGSHMVVVSTDETRAYTSNFAAGSVTAIDIASGRILAQIPVGPGTEGISLSPDARFVYASSVLGGFIAKIDTVTLKVVATAPTPKSPVRVIPTPDGSRLIVNSSAEGLMLVYRASDLSLEWSLPVGRQPIGLVVPSPRRAFVAAMLDHEIVEVDLESRRIAKRFGTARKPDGIDMISE; encoded by the coding sequence ATGTCTTTGAAACTGAACGGTTGGATTCTGGGACTCATGTGCGGCTTTTCATTTTCGACACCGGTCGTCTTCGGCGCGCGCATCGCGCAGGCGGCTCCGTCGCTCGCGGTCGTCAGCAAACAGGACGCGGTCCTGCAACTCTTCAACTCCGCGACGGGACGACTCGAACGCGAATTCCCTCTCGGTTTTCTACCGCACGAAGTTCTGATCAGCCGCAAGGGCGGTCACATCGCCGTGACGAACTACGGTAAAGATCACGTCCGCAGCGAAGCCCCGACCAACGTTCCCGGGCGCACGGTCACGATCGTACGTGGTGATCAGCCCGAAGACGCCGTCGCGTTCAATTTGGACGAGGCCGACTGCGCTCCCCACGGCATGGCCGAAAGTGCGGACGGGCGACGACTTTACGTCACCTGCGAAGCCCAAGAAAAAGTGATCGTGTTCGATGTGCCCACCGGTCGCGTTTTGCGCACGCTGCCGACGGCGCAGGCGGGCTCGCATATGGTCGTCGTCTCGACGGACGAAACCCGTGCCTACACCTCGAACTTCGCCGCGGGCAGCGTGACCGCCATCGACATCGCAAGCGGCCGCATCTTGGCGCAGATCCCCGTCGGGCCCGGCACCGAAGGGATCTCGTTGTCGCCCGACGCACGCTTCGTTTACGCCAGCTCGGTCTTGGGCGGCTTCATCGCGAAGATCGACACCGTCACCCTGAAGGTGGTCGCGACCGCCCCCACGCCGAAGTCACCGGTGCGGGTCATTCCCACGCCCGACGGTTCTCGCTTGATCGTGAACTCTTCGGCCGAGGGATTGATGCTGGTTTACCGCGCGTCCGATCTGAGCCTCGAGTGGAGCCTGCCCGTGGGACGTCAACCCATCGGACTCGTGGTGCCGAGCCCCCGCCGGGCCTTCGTGGCCGCCATGCTTGATCACGAGATCGTAGAGGTGGACCTGGAGTCCCGGCGCATCGCCAAACGTTTCGGAACCGCCCGTAAACCTGACGGAATCGACATGATTTCTGAATAA
- a CDS encoding LysR family transcriptional regulator, giving the protein MRPLVELGHLKYFYFAVVEGGVGRAADRLHVQQPVVSKMIKNLEDQLGRPLFVKAGRGKALTDFGQLVFRHSQTIFDEIEKLGQLEVRNAELTGDLNIAAAEPVAAGLLPEAIAQLRVTHPALNPNVYTATATELLQMLSAGKLDVGYFFHMPPLPGNLEIEERYPVPFRLVVARGERRNAETLSRFIGSREIDDRGNQKFPTVEKLRRRYPKARIHISSNHLGLHRELVLRGQGVSILPEFLVREDLRAKRLADALPGEKFVFDLKVVRRRGGEASRAVRTLNEVLIHNLAE; this is encoded by the coding sequence TGGAACTGGGACACCTCAAATACTTCTATTTCGCCGTCGTCGAAGGCGGAGTGGGTCGCGCCGCCGACCGGCTTCATGTGCAACAGCCCGTCGTCAGCAAGATGATCAAAAATCTCGAGGACCAGCTCGGGCGCCCGCTTTTCGTGAAGGCCGGGCGCGGCAAAGCCCTGACCGACTTCGGGCAGCTGGTCTTCCGTCACAGCCAAACGATCTTTGACGAAATCGAGAAGTTGGGGCAGCTCGAGGTCCGTAACGCGGAACTGACCGGTGACCTGAACATCGCCGCCGCGGAACCCGTCGCCGCAGGCCTTTTGCCGGAAGCGATCGCGCAACTGCGGGTGACTCATCCCGCTTTGAACCCGAACGTCTACACCGCGACGGCGACCGAACTTCTGCAGATGCTCTCGGCCGGAAAACTCGACGTGGGGTACTTCTTCCACATGCCGCCGCTTCCCGGAAATCTCGAAATCGAAGAGAGGTATCCGGTCCCTTTCCGTCTGGTGGTCGCGCGCGGCGAAAGGCGAAACGCCGAAACCCTGTCCCGCTTCATCGGATCGCGTGAAATCGACGATCGCGGAAATCAAAAATTCCCGACGGTCGAAAAGCTGCGGCGTCGTTACCCGAAAGCGCGCATCCACATCTCGTCGAATCATCTTGGACTGCACCGTGAACTCGTCTTGCGCGGCCAGGGCGTTTCCATCCTGCCCGAGTTTTTAGTCCGCGAGGATTTGCGGGCAAAACGTTTGGCCGATGCCCTCCCCGGGGAAAAATTCGTCTTCGACCTCAAGGTCGTGCGCCGTCGCGGTGGCGAAGCCTCACGTGCCGTGCGGACGTTGAATGAGGTCTTGATCCATAACCTTGCGGAATGA